The following are encoded in a window of Rubellicoccus peritrichatus genomic DNA:
- a CDS encoding nucleoside hydrolase → MNFPALAEEQRIQRLMPPSGKVRAVLDTDTYNEVDDQFAVVHALLSPERIQVEGIYAAPFHNDRSSSPEDGMEKSYDEILRLLDRLHVKSDDLVHKGSKQYLPDGQTPVSSPATKDLIERARACPDDEPLYVVAIGAITNVASTLLLAPDIVEKIVIVWLGGHSLQWPNNYEFNLSQDIPAVQIVFNSGVPLIHIPCLGVASHLLTTVHETNHYLSGGSEIGDYLNNILVEYSANKYAWSKVIWDIATTAFLVNPDWTEHELISTPILSGTGPWELTTNRHSMRYVSYVNRDAIFGDIFKKIKSLS, encoded by the coding sequence ATGAACTTTCCAGCCTTGGCCGAAGAACAACGCATTCAACGCCTCATGCCACCCAGCGGGAAAGTAAGAGCCGTACTTGACACCGATACTTACAACGAAGTCGATGACCAATTTGCTGTAGTTCACGCCCTCCTCTCGCCTGAGCGGATTCAAGTTGAAGGTATCTATGCTGCCCCTTTCCACAATGACCGCTCCTCCAGTCCTGAAGATGGTATGGAGAAGAGCTATGATGAAATCCTGAGACTTCTGGACCGATTACACGTTAAATCCGACGATCTCGTCCACAAAGGATCCAAGCAATACCTGCCAGATGGCCAGACTCCGGTTTCTAGTCCTGCCACCAAAGATTTGATCGAACGCGCACGAGCCTGCCCAGACGACGAACCACTCTATGTTGTCGCGATTGGTGCAATTACCAATGTGGCATCTACACTGTTGCTGGCGCCGGATATCGTGGAAAAAATTGTTATCGTCTGGCTCGGTGGCCACTCACTTCAATGGCCAAACAATTATGAATTCAACCTCAGCCAGGATATCCCGGCAGTACAGATTGTCTTCAACAGTGGCGTGCCATTGATTCATATTCCCTGCCTGGGAGTAGCCAGTCATCTTTTGACAACAGTTCACGAAACAAACCATTACTTGAGCGGCGGTAGTGAGATTGGCGATTATTTGAATAATATACTGGTTGAATACAGCGCCAACAAATATGCCTGGTCGAAAGTCATCTGGGATATTGCAACAACTGCTTTCCTTGTAAACCCCGACTGGACAGAACACGAACTGATCTCAACTCCAATTCTTAGTGGCACCGGGCCATGGGAGTTGACCACCAATCGACATTCGATGCGCTATGTCAGCTATGTCAACCGTGATGCGATATTCGGAGACATCTTCAAAAAGATAAAATCCTTATCCTGA
- a CDS encoding phage major capsid protein — MPEHLKQFPKQLTRALKIERVSVIDEEERTVELSFSSEEPIDDGFGYLDILDHGPGSVDLSRLLSNGPLLFNHQKDMHLGAVISAEVRDRKGYAVVRFGRGPLAEEKFQDVKDSILRSVSVTTDIDEVKRESTSTDEKDVFRVTKWTPVEVSLVTVPADTTVGVGRGKANQSGESIKILDNTMSEENKNETVTREKPASSPEVKTVVEVREDPKAIERAKKTEQNRVAEISRLAREYNVDNEVVRDYVENDKPLADFQGHILRDKLEAQAITTKPDVGMSKKEKKEYSLTRALRLAGEGKPVDGLEGEASEATAKALKREAQGFYVPADMESYDDTRIARALASQNRKISRDLSVGVSADGGHTVQTSVLGGSLIELLRNRTFVTSLGARSLSGLQGNIAIPSADGGATAYWLGENDAVTGSTQTFGSLALSPKRLAGNTAYSKMLLAQSSIDIEAFVRDDLMRVLAIAKDLACIAGTGADNQPTGIINTTGINTVTFGAATAPTWAKVVEFETAVATDNADVESMAYLTTPGVRGAWKTTPKDAGSGQFLWAGREVNGYPSFATNQVPANRVVFGNFSDLIVADWAGIDVIVDPYSLKKEGKVEIMVTILTDCGVRHPESFAVSTDAGNQ, encoded by the coding sequence ATGCCAGAGCATCTAAAACAATTTCCAAAGCAGCTTACACGAGCGCTTAAAATTGAGAGGGTTTCAGTAATTGATGAAGAGGAGCGAACTGTTGAGCTTTCCTTCTCATCAGAGGAGCCCATTGACGATGGCTTTGGCTACCTTGATATTTTGGATCATGGACCGGGATCGGTTGACTTGAGCAGGCTGCTTTCAAATGGACCCCTGCTATTTAATCACCAAAAAGATATGCATCTCGGGGCGGTGATTTCCGCTGAGGTCAGGGATCGAAAAGGGTATGCTGTTGTTCGATTTGGACGCGGCCCCCTGGCAGAAGAAAAATTTCAGGATGTCAAAGATAGCATCCTTCGGTCGGTTAGTGTCACTACCGATATAGACGAGGTAAAGCGTGAGTCCACGTCAACGGACGAAAAAGACGTTTTCCGCGTTACGAAGTGGACCCCTGTCGAAGTCAGCCTGGTGACAGTCCCAGCCGATACAACTGTCGGAGTTGGTCGGGGCAAAGCGAATCAATCCGGCGAATCTATAAAAATATTAGATAATACAATGTCAGAAGAAAACAAAAACGAGACGGTTACTCGTGAAAAACCCGCTTCGTCTCCAGAGGTCAAAACCGTTGTTGAGGTTCGTGAGGACCCAAAGGCGATTGAACGCGCAAAGAAGACAGAGCAAAATCGCGTAGCGGAAATTTCCCGCCTCGCTCGTGAATACAACGTTGATAACGAGGTTGTTCGTGACTACGTCGAAAACGATAAGCCGCTTGCAGACTTCCAGGGTCATATCCTGAGAGATAAGCTTGAAGCGCAAGCTATCACAACTAAGCCAGATGTAGGCATGAGTAAGAAGGAAAAAAAGGAGTACAGTCTTACTCGTGCCTTGCGACTTGCCGGTGAAGGGAAGCCCGTCGATGGCCTTGAGGGTGAAGCCTCAGAGGCGACTGCTAAGGCGCTCAAGCGTGAGGCACAAGGCTTCTATGTCCCTGCGGATATGGAAAGCTATGATGATACTCGCATCGCGCGCGCTCTCGCCAGCCAGAACAGAAAAATCAGTCGTGACTTGTCTGTGGGCGTTAGTGCTGACGGTGGCCATACTGTGCAAACCTCTGTGCTTGGTGGTTCCCTTATTGAGCTATTGCGAAATAGGACCTTTGTGACCAGCTTAGGCGCTCGCTCTCTAAGTGGGCTGCAGGGAAACATTGCGATCCCCAGTGCAGACGGTGGTGCAACTGCTTACTGGCTCGGGGAGAATGACGCGGTTACTGGAAGCACTCAAACATTCGGTAGTTTGGCGCTTTCTCCAAAGCGACTCGCAGGCAACACGGCTTATAGTAAAATGCTCCTTGCCCAGTCTTCGATTGATATTGAGGCATTTGTCAGAGATGACTTGATGCGTGTGTTGGCTATCGCCAAGGATCTGGCGTGCATTGCTGGCACAGGTGCTGACAACCAACCAACAGGTATCATCAACACAACCGGGATTAACACGGTTACCTTTGGCGCTGCTACTGCTCCCACATGGGCAAAGGTGGTAGAGTTTGAAACCGCTGTTGCAACAGATAACGCTGATGTTGAAAGCATGGCTTACCTTACCACTCCTGGGGTCAGGGGAGCATGGAAGACAACACCAAAGGATGCTGGCAGCGGTCAATTCCTTTGGGCTGGGCGTGAGGTGAATGGCTATCCATCATTTGCCACAAATCAGGTACCCGCCAACAGGGTTGTATTTGGCAATTTCAGCGATTTGATTGTTGCTGATTGGGCAGGCATTGACGTTATCGTCGATCCTTACTCTCTAAAGAAGGAAGGCAAGGTTGAGATCATGGTTACAATCTTGACAGACTGTGGTGTTCGTCATCCTGAGTCTTTCGCTGTTAGCACTGATGCAGGAAACCAGTAA
- a CDS encoding phage portal protein — MNELNTRDRATALEILNNPESKWAVMRQGERLKITKRPSVSRQYDAGRVDRLTENWTGGFASTGDSDIYQAAKVILQRARDLEENNDFVEKFLHELEVNIIGHTGIRLNSMPKNGDGTVDKLAKKAIESAWKRQNIPENYTVTRDTSGPETDRISIRTVARDGEMIKREVKGIDNEFGFAIHPLESDQLDIHLNGKAPETGNELRMGVELNEWKMPIAYWIDTDHPGDLYFWSRINNKIRVRVPANEIHFLKKKKRFTQTRGVSWIVTAMRRLRMLGGYEEAELVAATTAAAKMAFFTRIPGEGAGYGGDEENREPIRMDAEPGLMEELPVGVGIEKFDPQHPTQAFPDFRKAMLRGAAVGLGGPGYNTLAGDLEGVNYSSLREGKLSERDGYKIIQDWYIKSDKDPIFRSWLKHSLDFGLIKLDNGQPLPASRFQKFLNAEFKGRTWQWVDPEKDVKGLALLRENNWRSDRDIVEGIGDDYETVLDEIEADEKEKEARGIKSAPKRPNQTKPAVQVEESQG, encoded by the coding sequence ATGAATGAGCTGAATACCAGAGACCGTGCAACGGCGCTTGAGATACTCAACAATCCCGAATCGAAGTGGGCAGTAATGCGTCAGGGTGAAAGGCTAAAGATTACCAAGCGGCCCTCAGTTTCACGTCAATATGATGCCGGGAGGGTTGACCGCCTCACCGAAAACTGGACTGGTGGATTTGCGAGTACTGGAGATTCAGACATATACCAAGCTGCAAAAGTCATCCTGCAAAGAGCGCGTGACCTTGAGGAAAACAATGATTTTGTAGAAAAATTTCTTCACGAGCTGGAAGTAAATATTATTGGCCATACTGGCATCAGGTTAAACTCAATGCCAAAAAATGGAGATGGGACCGTAGATAAGCTTGCGAAGAAGGCTATTGAGTCAGCGTGGAAGAGGCAGAATATTCCAGAAAATTACACGGTGACAAGAGATACGTCCGGCCCTGAGACAGACCGAATCTCAATTCGAACGGTTGCACGAGATGGGGAAATGATTAAACGTGAGGTCAAGGGCATTGATAACGAATTCGGATTTGCAATTCATCCTTTGGAGTCCGATCAGTTGGACATTCATTTGAATGGTAAAGCACCAGAGACAGGCAATGAGTTACGCATGGGGGTAGAACTGAACGAATGGAAGATGCCTATTGCGTATTGGATCGACACAGACCACCCTGGCGATCTGTATTTCTGGTCTCGAATCAATAATAAGATTCGCGTTCGTGTACCAGCGAATGAAATTCACTTTCTAAAAAAGAAGAAACGCTTTACCCAAACTCGTGGAGTTTCTTGGATTGTTACCGCAATGCGGCGCCTTCGCATGCTTGGAGGATATGAAGAGGCTGAGCTGGTTGCAGCAACAACGGCAGCTGCTAAGATGGCCTTCTTTACGCGCATTCCCGGTGAAGGGGCAGGTTATGGGGGAGACGAGGAGAATCGCGAGCCTATACGCATGGATGCTGAACCGGGGCTGATGGAAGAACTGCCCGTGGGCGTTGGAATAGAGAAGTTTGACCCCCAGCACCCGACTCAGGCGTTTCCTGATTTCAGAAAGGCAATGCTTCGAGGTGCTGCTGTTGGCCTTGGCGGCCCCGGATATAATACTTTGGCTGGAGATCTAGAGGGAGTAAATTACTCATCCCTCAGAGAAGGGAAGCTAAGTGAGCGCGATGGTTACAAAATTATTCAGGATTGGTATATCAAGTCTGATAAAGACCCAATTTTTAGGTCATGGTTGAAACACTCACTCGATTTTGGTTTAATAAAACTTGATAATGGTCAACCGCTTCCAGCTTCACGATTTCAGAAATTCTTAAATGCAGAATTCAAAGGCAGAACATGGCAGTGGGTTGACCCTGAGAAAGATGTCAAGGGGCTTGCGCTCTTGCGAGAGAACAATTGGAGAAGTGATCGTGATATTGTAGAGGGCATAGGAGACGACTATGAAACCGTGCTTGATGAAATTGAGGCAGATGAAAAGGAAAAAGAGGCCAGAGGGATAAAAAGCGCTCCTAAGCGTCCCAATCAAACTAAGCCTGCTGTCCAGGTTGAAGAGTCGCAGGGTTGA
- a CDS encoding phage terminase large subunit family protein: MGRVDTVIERAFQLLIIPEPIPAYQWAAENRFLPSEVTAVQGMYDPEFAPFQKEPQDSFFDDDVQVTVLQWAARQGKTECINNLEGCSIDRDPSNILVAYPTIDSSEKWAKEMFEPMRDNTPSIKAKISEPKSRDGDNTIRSKKFPGGRISAIGTNSPSGFRQIQARIVIADEIDAMEDGKEGDPITLLFKRADNYADSIQVLASTPTIKGLSRIQTWFEKGDQRYWFVKCCNDACGHWQTLKWEQLDWSKQGTRDDPRYICEECGHAHNDKERVRMVRNGEWRPTATFNGVRSYHLNGLYSVFPAKKGFKNNKMIQFVEEFYDAKEQGSQGLQVWTNTFKAEVFDDSAEQMDYEAIHARAEHYDPSDEPIPDGSLMLVLGADVQGSPARIEAEVVAYGEGFESWGLGYYQFMGDLEDPETWKPFRDLLEKQWKLYNGGSLKLARGFIDMGHRDDLVLPFCKSCLAVGIKLYPVRGKGTEGRNTPPIVGRPSKNNRLRLPHYMIGDVATKKSVYADVAREPGGSHTCHFPKGNGYDLEYYRQLVAAERLVMKYQGGRPYQTFINPEKLPNEALDIRKYAYAAAVSLDPRWNDIAKNVEKLATKQKEEARVAPKPLESARPVAVPRPYRQQRRTSFVNRWRHH, encoded by the coding sequence ATGGGTAGGGTGGATACAGTTATCGAGCGGGCTTTTCAATTGCTTATAATACCCGAACCAATTCCTGCGTATCAATGGGCAGCTGAGAATCGATTTTTGCCTAGCGAAGTAACTGCTGTGCAAGGCATGTATGACCCAGAGTTCGCACCATTTCAGAAAGAGCCACAAGATTCATTTTTTGATGATGATGTACAGGTAACGGTTCTCCAGTGGGCTGCAAGACAGGGAAAGACGGAATGTATAAACAATCTTGAAGGATGCTCAATAGATCGTGACCCAAGTAATATTTTAGTTGCATATCCCACCATTGATAGCTCTGAGAAATGGGCTAAGGAGATGTTTGAGCCAATGCGTGATAATACGCCCTCTATAAAGGCGAAAATAAGCGAACCAAAAAGCCGTGATGGCGATAATACAATTCGCTCAAAGAAGTTTCCTGGTGGTAGAATTTCAGCGATAGGCACTAATTCTCCTAGTGGTTTTCGGCAGATTCAGGCAAGAATTGTTATTGCTGATGAAATCGACGCAATGGAGGACGGTAAGGAGGGCGACCCAATTACGCTACTTTTTAAAAGAGCTGATAACTACGCAGACTCTATCCAAGTATTGGCATCTACACCCACTATAAAGGGACTTTCTCGAATCCAAACATGGTTTGAGAAAGGAGATCAAAGATACTGGTTTGTAAAGTGTTGCAATGATGCGTGCGGCCATTGGCAGACTTTGAAGTGGGAGCAATTGGATTGGTCAAAGCAAGGCACTAGAGATGATCCTAGATATATCTGTGAGGAATGCGGTCATGCGCATAATGACAAAGAGCGTGTTCGCATGGTCCGTAATGGTGAATGGAGACCAACGGCTACCTTTAATGGAGTGCGCAGCTATCATCTCAATGGATTGTATTCTGTGTTTCCAGCCAAAAAGGGTTTTAAGAACAATAAAATGATTCAATTTGTTGAAGAATTCTATGACGCGAAGGAGCAGGGTAGCCAGGGTCTCCAGGTCTGGACCAATACCTTCAAGGCTGAGGTATTTGATGATTCTGCCGAGCAAATGGACTATGAAGCTATCCACGCTAGAGCTGAGCATTATGACCCCTCAGATGAACCGATCCCAGACGGCTCTCTGATGCTGGTTCTTGGTGCCGATGTGCAAGGGAGTCCTGCTCGCATAGAGGCTGAAGTAGTCGCCTATGGTGAAGGCTTTGAATCGTGGGGCTTGGGTTACTATCAATTCATGGGGGATCTGGAAGATCCTGAGACATGGAAGCCGTTTAGGGATCTTTTAGAAAAACAATGGAAACTTTATAATGGTGGGTCATTAAAATTGGCTCGTGGTTTTATAGATATGGGCCACCGTGACGACCTTGTTTTACCATTCTGCAAGAGTTGCTTAGCTGTCGGGATCAAGCTGTATCCAGTCAGGGGCAAAGGAACAGAGGGTCGTAACACACCTCCCATCGTTGGCAGACCGAGTAAGAATAATCGGCTCAGACTACCCCACTATATGATTGGAGATGTTGCGACTAAGAAGTCTGTCTATGCAGATGTCGCAAGGGAGCCGGGTGGGTCACATACATGCCATTTTCCAAAAGGTAATGGGTATGACTTAGAATATTATCGTCAGCTCGTAGCGGCAGAGCGCCTTGTTATGAAGTATCAAGGTGGTAGGCCTTATCAGACATTCATTAACCCCGAGAAACTCCCTAATGAAGCACTGGACATTCGCAAGTATGCTTATGCTGCTGCTGTGTCCCTTGATCCTCGCTGGAATGATATTGCAAAGAATGTTGAAAAGCTGGCCACCAAACAAAAGGAAGAGGCGAGGGTAGCGCCAAAGCCCCTTGAATCTGCGAGACCTGTAGCCGTTCCAAGACCTTACAGGCAGCAAAGAAGAACATCTTTTGTCAATCGCTGGAGGCATCATTGA
- a CDS encoding RusA family crossover junction endodeoxyribonuclease yields the protein MKPPTATHQEKQVMVENGKPIFFEPPKVKEARAKLMAHLGQHVPRSSMTGPLRVIVKWCFPLTGKRSHGQFKDTRPDAHNLNKLLFDCMTDLKFWNDDAQVASEIIEKFWSEKPGIFIQIEKL from the coding sequence ATGAAACCACCAACAGCAACCCATCAGGAGAAGCAAGTCATGGTCGAAAATGGTAAGCCAATTTTTTTCGAGCCGCCAAAAGTCAAAGAGGCGAGAGCAAAGCTCATGGCGCATTTAGGCCAACACGTACCAAGATCATCAATGACGGGTCCGTTGAGAGTGATTGTAAAGTGGTGCTTCCCTTTGACGGGGAAACGAAGCCACGGGCAATTCAAGGACACCAGACCAGATGCTCACAACCTGAACAAGCTTCTCTTCGACTGCATGACAGATCTTAAGTTCTGGAACGACGACGCTCAGGTGGCTTCTGAGATCATCGAAAAGTTTTGGTCCGAGAAGCCAGGAATCTTTATCCAAATTGAAAAACTATGA
- a CDS encoding AAA family ATPase has protein sequence MNAFELLKEKLKQGMTQGNMHACLRDTGRLAGGYAATGALSAVDLFHLEKLAGSLSINPGEGESKWSDAVIFGRRQPVYWNEVEYSAEKAGRSIGWNDEIGGSDDLKVVNEHWLEDEEIKKPSNDWNPVSDLITYLETLFQSEEQVGYVTESWFNENAEKHLPKKGCFDRSAGQLIELLNDCKGDIGSVIGDTNSEVGAWIRFNPLDGNGVKDQNVTSYRYALVESDVVDIPRQYALLKELELPIATLVHSGGKSLHAVVKVEADSYEEYRERVDYLYQVCEKNGLAMDRQNRNPSRLSRMPGVARNGEKQFLLATGIGKSSWLDWREWIEDLRDELPDIEELTIDGEPGLAPELIKGLLREGHKMLLAGPSKAGKSFSLQQLSIAISQGLEWMGWKCTKGRVLYVNLELDKRSSKHRFWNIHQHLNIENNGNIDVWNLRGSAASMDKLAPKLIRRSAKKGYKAVIIDPIYKVLTGDENSAEEMAHFCNQFDKICVELGAATIYCHHHSKGSQGQKTSRDRSSGSGVFARDPDAIVDLIELEIDEGRRKQISQRWECDALHAELTKIKSDWWEKCSQDDALVPERLLEWAGEEGINVPGSSRLEAQFEASITTGWRLEGTLREFATFPAKEIFFRYPIHVVDSDGLLKDAKADGEEDPYEKFQRVRSERNKASKKEADESFNNAFEMARDDNGNVKVSALAEVLGKTEKTVRLRVNKSKSFTLENGFVFRKGEGENDH, from the coding sequence ATGAACGCATTTGAATTATTGAAAGAAAAACTCAAGCAAGGCATGACCCAGGGGAACATGCATGCATGCCTAAGGGATACTGGAAGATTGGCGGGTGGTTATGCTGCCACAGGTGCGTTATCTGCTGTTGACTTGTTCCATTTAGAGAAGCTTGCAGGCAGCCTTTCCATTAATCCAGGTGAAGGAGAGTCTAAATGGTCTGATGCAGTAATCTTTGGGAGGAGACAGCCTGTCTACTGGAATGAAGTAGAATATAGTGCTGAGAAGGCAGGGCGTTCAATTGGATGGAACGATGAGATCGGAGGTAGCGATGACTTAAAAGTCGTCAATGAGCATTGGCTTGAAGATGAAGAAATTAAAAAACCTTCGAACGACTGGAATCCTGTTTCAGATTTGATCACGTATCTTGAGACATTGTTTCAGTCCGAGGAACAAGTAGGCTATGTCACTGAGTCATGGTTCAATGAAAATGCAGAAAAGCACCTTCCTAAGAAGGGATGCTTTGATAGGTCAGCAGGTCAACTCATTGAATTACTCAATGATTGTAAGGGAGACATAGGCTCTGTCATTGGTGACACGAACTCTGAAGTTGGTGCCTGGATTCGTTTTAATCCATTGGATGGTAATGGAGTCAAAGACCAGAATGTCACAAGCTACCGTTACGCCTTGGTTGAGTCTGATGTCGTAGACATACCTCGACAGTATGCACTCCTGAAGGAGCTTGAATTGCCAATAGCTACGCTTGTTCACTCAGGTGGTAAGAGCCTTCACGCGGTTGTAAAGGTTGAGGCTGACAGCTACGAAGAATACCGTGAACGAGTGGATTACTTGTATCAGGTTTGCGAGAAGAACGGTTTAGCCATGGATCGTCAGAACCGGAATCCCTCCAGGCTTTCGAGAATGCCAGGGGTCGCTCGAAATGGTGAAAAACAATTTCTGTTAGCCACTGGCATTGGCAAGTCTTCTTGGCTTGATTGGCGTGAGTGGATTGAGGATCTAAGAGATGAGTTGCCCGATATTGAAGAACTTACAATTGATGGTGAGCCAGGGCTTGCACCTGAGCTGATAAAGGGACTCTTGCGAGAGGGGCATAAAATGCTACTCGCTGGCCCTTCAAAGGCTGGTAAGTCATTTTCTCTACAGCAGCTCTCAATTGCCATTTCTCAGGGGCTCGAATGGATGGGATGGAAATGCACTAAGGGACGAGTACTCTATGTGAACCTTGAGCTAGACAAGCGATCCAGTAAGCACCGTTTCTGGAACATTCATCAGCATCTCAACATTGAGAATAATGGAAATATTGATGTTTGGAATCTGAGAGGAAGTGCCGCCTCCATGGACAAGCTCGCGCCTAAGCTTATTCGCAGGTCTGCCAAGAAGGGCTACAAGGCTGTCATAATTGACCCGATCTATAAGGTGCTGACTGGTGACGAGAACAGCGCAGAAGAGATGGCTCATTTCTGCAACCAGTTCGACAAGATTTGCGTAGAGCTTGGGGCTGCTACTATTTATTGCCACCATCATTCAAAAGGCTCTCAGGGGCAGAAGACTAGTCGAGACAGATCTTCAGGCTCAGGAGTCTTTGCACGTGATCCTGATGCTATTGTAGACCTAATTGAGCTGGAGATTGATGAGGGACGCAGGAAACAAATTTCACAAAGATGGGAGTGTGATGCCCTTCACGCTGAACTTACTAAGATCAAGTCTGATTGGTGGGAGAAGTGTTCACAGGATGATGCATTAGTCCCCGAGAGGCTTCTTGAATGGGCTGGCGAAGAGGGTATCAACGTACCAGGATCTTCCAGGTTAGAAGCTCAGTTTGAAGCCAGTATAACTACAGGATGGAGACTTGAGGGAACTCTTAGGGAGTTTGCTACCTTTCCAGCTAAAGAGATATTCTTTCGGTATCCCATTCATGTGGTTGACTCTGATGGGCTACTCAAAGACGCAAAAGCGGACGGCGAAGAGGACCCATATGAGAAATTTCAGAGAGTCAGGTCGGAGAGAAACAAGGCCTCAAAGAAAGAGGCTGACGAGAGCTTTAATAACGCCTTCGAAATGGCTAGAGATGACAATGGCAATGTGAAGGTTTCAGCACTTGCTGAGGTCCTCGGAAAAACCGAAAAAACAGTCAGACTCAGAGTCAATAAGTCTAAGAGTTTCACCTTAGAGAATGGATTCGTTTTCAGGAAAGGAGAGGGTGAAAATGACCATTAA
- a CDS encoding helix-turn-helix domain-containing protein encodes MSKLIKANILKRVQDGEQECLRLQHQWEIAKKEHCKDTGKLMREYREQAALSLRKLAGRLCISAAYLSDLESGNRAYRLELVEQAFRAIELYRSDHA; translated from the coding sequence ATGAGTAAGCTTATTAAAGCGAACATACTAAAGCGCGTTCAGGATGGCGAGCAAGAGTGTCTAAGACTTCAGCATCAATGGGAGATTGCCAAGAAGGAGCATTGTAAGGACACGGGCAAACTAATGCGAGAGTACCGCGAACAAGCTGCGCTGTCACTTCGCAAACTTGCGGGGCGGCTCTGCATATCTGCTGCCTATCTTTCGGATTTAGAGTCTGGCAACAGAGCGTATCGACTTGAACTTGTTGAGCAGGCATTCCGAGCAATTGAGCTATATCGCTCTGATCACGCATGA
- a CDS encoding DEAD/DEAH box helicase has translation MELRPYQSEAKQAIREEWSKGVKRTLLVLPTGCGKTIVFCKLIEDQVSQGDRCLILAHRGELLSQAADKMRKATGLECAVEKAEDSAEDSFYRVTVGSVQTLMRQKRLDRFSSDHYQVIIVDEAHHVLADSYQRIFDHFPNAKVLGVTATPDRGDMRNLGQFFDSLAFDYTLPKAIKEGYLAPIKALTIPLKLDLTGVSMQSGDFKLSEVSSALDPFLEQIADEMVEHCKGRKTVVFLPLVATSQKMRSLLETRGFRAAEVNGSSKDRDEVLQDFEHGKYDILCNSMLLTEGWDCPSVDCIVCLRPTKVRSLYCQIVGRGTRILEDKDHLLLLDFLWHSEKHELCRPAYLIAESEEVARKATKNLEGAAGAAFDLEEAIEKAEADCVSDREEALAKRLAEMRNRKRKLVDPLQFEMSIESEDLANYVPAFGWEMAPPSAAQRSSLERLGIMPDEIENAGKAKKILDRLDKRRAEGLTTPKQIRCLERYGFKHVGTWAFDDAKKLIDRVAANRWRVPPGITPCEFNPHMINQ, from the coding sequence GTGGAATTACGACCATACCAGTCAGAAGCTAAACAGGCCATCCGAGAGGAGTGGAGCAAGGGGGTCAAAAGGACCCTTCTTGTTCTGCCCACTGGATGCGGGAAGACAATAGTCTTTTGCAAGCTCATCGAGGACCAAGTTTCGCAAGGTGACAGATGCCTGATTCTTGCACACAGAGGTGAGCTACTTAGCCAAGCTGCTGATAAAATGCGCAAAGCGACTGGTCTTGAATGTGCAGTTGAGAAAGCTGAAGACTCAGCCGAGGATAGCTTTTACCGTGTTACTGTCGGGAGCGTGCAAACGCTTATGAGACAGAAGCGCCTAGATCGGTTCAGTAGTGATCATTATCAGGTGATTATAGTTGATGAGGCACATCACGTTCTTGCAGATAGCTATCAGCGGATTTTTGACCATTTTCCAAATGCAAAAGTGCTTGGTGTGACAGCTACTCCAGACAGGGGAGATATGAGGAATCTTGGCCAGTTCTTTGATTCGCTGGCCTTTGACTACACTCTACCTAAAGCTATCAAAGAGGGCTACTTGGCCCCTATAAAGGCTCTAACCATTCCGCTGAAGCTTGATCTTACTGGAGTTTCAATGCAATCGGGCGATTTTAAATTATCCGAAGTAAGTAGCGCCCTTGATCCATTCCTTGAGCAAATTGCTGATGAAATGGTTGAGCATTGCAAGGGGCGTAAGACTGTTGTGTTTCTTCCACTTGTTGCAACGTCCCAGAAGATGAGATCCTTGCTTGAGACACGCGGATTTAGAGCTGCTGAAGTCAATGGATCAAGCAAAGATCGCGATGAGGTTCTTCAAGATTTTGAACATGGTAAGTACGACATCTTATGTAACTCAATGTTACTTACAGAAGGCTGGGATTGTCCCTCTGTTGATTGCATTGTCTGTTTGCGTCCAACTAAAGTAAGGAGTCTTTACTGTCAGATAGTAGGACGAGGAACACGCATTCTAGAAGACAAGGATCACCTTTTGCTTTTAGATTTCCTTTGGCATAGTGAGAAACATGAGCTTTGCAGGCCAGCCTATTTAATTGCTGAATCGGAAGAGGTTGCAAGGAAGGCAACAAAGAACCTAGAGGGCGCGGCGGGAGCTGCTTTTGACCTGGAGGAGGCAATTGAAAAGGCTGAAGCTGATTGTGTCTCAGATCGTGAGGAAGCACTCGCAAAAAGGCTTGCTGAAATGCGCAATAGAAAGCGCAAGCTGGTTGATCCACTTCAATTTGAAATGTCAATTGAGTCTGAGGACCTCGCTAATTATGTTCCCGCCTTTGGATGGGAAATGGCACCGCCCTCAGCTGCACAGAGGAGCAGCTTAGAGCGTCTAGGTATCATGCCGGACGAAATTGAGAATGCTGGTAAGGCTAAAAAAATACTTGATCGACTGGACAAGAGAAGAGCTGAAGGCCTCACAACACCCAAGCAAATAAGATGCCTTGAGCGCTATGGATTTAAACATGTTGGTACATGGGCATTTGATGATGCTAAGAAGCTAATTGATAGAGTCGCTGCTAATCGTTGGAGAGTACCACCAGGGATTACGCCATGTGAATTTAATCCGCATATGATCAACCAATGA